The Clostridioides sp. ES-S-0010-02 genome window below encodes:
- a CDS encoding aspartyl-phosphate phosphatase Spo0E family protein, with amino-acid sequence MANNELEALKNEIEAVREEINTYIEYPEIFQEELVESSKKIDILINKYMYLSK; translated from the coding sequence ATGGCGAACAATGAATTAGAAGCGTTAAAAAATGAAATTGAAGCAGTTAGGGAAGAGATAAATACATACATAGAATATCCAGAAATATTTCAAGAAGAGCTCGTAGAATCAAGTAAGAAAATAGATATATTAATAAATAAATACATGTACTTAAGCAAATAG
- a CDS encoding response regulator transcription factor, with protein sequence MDILLFDNDASFGIKLKDKINNVLLKEGFDNDIVKTYRNAELLLRDLDETNKVRLFFIGINFKYNIDNDICDGLWVAQQIRERDYISPIVFLSNYVEIGISLFNYRLEAMDFILKNSMDSAEGKIKECIKTAHKRYFREVDYQENFFTIYKDFELWRVSFNDIIYFETCTTPHKIKIVTIKEEIEIYRSLKDIENLDICLFRIHKSFVVNKQHIISLNIKEKWLKMSNGDKCPISDKSLQDVKRQLKIKKVLT encoded by the coding sequence ATGGATATATTATTGTTTGATAATGATGCTAGTTTTGGAATAAAATTAAAAGATAAGATAAACAATGTATTGTTAAAAGAGGGATTTGACAATGATATTGTAAAAACATATCGTAATGCAGAATTATTATTAAGAGATCTTGATGAAACAAATAAAGTAAGATTATTTTTTATTGGAATTAACTTCAAATATAATATTGATAACGACATATGTGATGGATTGTGGGTAGCACAACAAATCAGAGAACGTGATTATATAAGTCCTATTGTATTTCTTTCAAACTATGTAGAAATAGGTATTAGCCTTTTTAACTACAGACTTGAGGCTATGGATTTTATATTAAAAAATAGTATGGACTCAGCTGAAGGAAAAATAAAAGAATGCATTAAAACTGCTCATAAAAGATATTTTAGAGAAGTAGATTATCAAGAAAATTTTTTTACCATTTATAAAGATTTTGAACTTTGGAGAGTTTCATTTAATGATATAATTTACTTTGAAACATGTACTACACCTCATAAAATAAAAATTGTAACTATAAAAGAAGAAATTGAGATTTATAGAAGTTTAAAAGACATAGAAAACTTAGATATATGTTTATTTCGCATACATAAATCATTTGTGGTTAACAAACAACATATAATTTCTTTAAATATAAAAGAAAAGTGGTTAAAAATGAGTAATGGAGATAAATGTCCTATATCTGATAAATCTTTACAAGATGTAAAAAGACAACTTAAAATAAAAAAAGTACTAACTTAG
- a CDS encoding iota toxin protein Ib, translating into MKVQMRNKKLLSFLTLTAIVSQALAYPVYAQTTVKPQPNQKREVASEETLPSNGLMGYYFADEHFKDLELMAPIKNGNLKFEEKKVDKLLDKDKSDVKSIRWTGRIIPSEDGEYTLSTDRDDVLMQVDAKGDVANTLKVNMKKGKEYKVRIELQDKNIGSIDNLSSPKLYWESNGNKTVIPEENLFLRDYSKIEKNDPFIPKNNFFDPNLMADWEDEDLDTDNDNIPDAYEKNGYTIKDLIAVKWEDSFAEQGYKKYVSNYLEPNTAGDPYTDYEKSAGTFDRAISKEARDPLVAAYPIVGVGMEKLILSTNDHVSTDQGKSVSRSTTNSKTDANTVGVSVTAGYQNGFTGSVTANYSHTTDTSTAVQDSKGESWNTGLQISKSESAYINANVRYYNTGTAPMYKVTPTTNLVLDGDTLSTIKAQENQIGNNLSPNATYPKKGVSPLALNTMDQFSSRLIPINYEQLKKLDAGKDIKLETTQVSGNFGVKNSHGQIVTEGNSWSDYISQVDSISASLILDTGDGTYERRVAAKDSYDPEDKTPQLTVGQAIEKAFGATKKDGLLYFNRTPIDESCVELIFDDYTADTIKERLKSLDDKKIYNVKLERGMNILIKTPTYFTNFDDYNNYPNALSNVDTKNQDGLQYAANKLNGETKITIPMSKLKPYKRYVFSGYSKDPSLSNSITVKVKAKEQQTDYLVPEKNYEKFSYEFETTGKDSSDVEITLTGGGSVFVDNLSITELNSIPEILKEPEVEVPTDQEIINAHKEYDGVIDTNMVTGNVFINGLYFRPTDTNKEALNYINRYHVYATLEDYSGNGTYKDIGTRDKEMRNYGGNENQPKTNYINFRAYDTNLANVLTHKPMKIYAVTPDNREILVYDFNK; encoded by the coding sequence ATGAAAGTACAAATGAGAAACAAGAAGTTACTTAGTTTTTTAACACTTACAGCCATAGTTAGTCAAGCCTTAGCATATCCTGTATATGCACAAACTACTGTAAAACCTCAGCCTAATCAAAAAAGAGAGGTCGCAAGTGAAGAAACACTTCCAAGTAATGGACTAATGGGGTATTATTTTGCAGATGAACATTTCAAAGATTTGGAACTAATGGCTCCAATAAAAAATGGTAATTTAAAGTTTGAAGAAAAGAAAGTAGATAAACTTTTAGATAAGGATAAATCAGATGTAAAATCTATACGTTGGACAGGAAGAATAATTCCCTCTGAAGATGGTGAATATACATTGTCAACTGATAGAGATGATGTATTAATGCAAGTAGATGCTAAGGGAGATGTAGCAAACACACTTAAGGTTAATATGAAAAAAGGTAAGGAATATAAAGTTAGAATAGAATTACAAGATAAAAATATAGGGTCAATAGATAATCTATCATCACCTAAACTTTATTGGGAATCAAATGGTAATAAAACAGTTATACCTGAAGAAAACCTATTCTTAAGAGATTATTCTAAGATAGAAAAAAATGACCCATTTATTCCAAAAAATAATTTCTTTGATCCAAATTTAATGGCTGATTGGGAAGATGAGGACTTAGATACTGATAATGATAATATTCCAGATGCATATGAGAAAAATGGATATACTATTAAAGATTTAATTGCTGTTAAATGGGAAGACAGTTTTGCAGAGCAAGGATATAAAAAATATGTATCAAATTACTTAGAGCCAAATACTGCTGGAGACCCATATACAGATTATGAAAAATCTGCTGGTACATTTGATAGAGCAATAAGTAAAGAAGCAAGAGATCCATTAGTTGCTGCTTATCCAATAGTTGGAGTAGGTATGGAAAAATTAATATTATCTACAAATGATCATGTTTCTACTGACCAAGGTAAATCTGTTTCTAGATCTACTACAAACAGTAAAACTGATGCAAATACAGTTGGTGTATCTGTTACTGCTGGATATCAAAATGGATTTACAGGTAGTGTAACAGCAAATTATTCTCATACAACAGATACTTCGACTGCTGTACAAGATAGTAAAGGTGAATCTTGGAATACTGGATTACAAATAAGTAAAAGTGAATCAGCATATATAAATGCAAATGTGAGATATTATAACACAGGTACTGCACCTATGTATAAAGTAACACCAACAACAAACTTAGTGTTAGATGGAGATACATTATCAACTATTAAAGCACAAGAAAATCAAATTGGTAATAACTTGTCTCCTAATGCAACATACCCTAAAAAAGGTGTATCTCCTTTAGCACTTAATACAATGGATCAATTTAGCTCTAGATTAATACCAATAAATTATGAACAGCTTAAAAAATTAGATGCTGGAAAAGATATTAAACTAGAAACTACACAAGTAAGTGGAAATTTTGGCGTAAAAAATAGTCATGGACAAATTGTCACAGAAGGAAATAGTTGGTCAGATTATATCAGTCAAGTTGATAGCATTTCTGCATCTCTTATATTAGATACAGGAGATGGAACTTATGAAAGACGTGTTGCTGCTAAAGATTCATATGATCCTGAAGATAAAACTCCACAACTTACAGTTGGACAAGCAATTGAAAAAGCTTTTGGAGCTACTAAAAAAGATGGATTATTATATTTTAATAGAACACCAATTGATGAAAGTTGTGTTGAGCTTATATTTGATGATTACACAGCTGATACAATTAAAGAAAGATTAAAATCATTAGATGATAAAAAGATATATAATGTTAAACTTGAAAGAGGTATGAATATCCTTATAAAAACACCAACTTACTTTACTAATTTTGATGACTATAATAATTACCCTAATGCATTAAGTAATGTTGATACTAAGAATCAAGATGGCTTACAATATGCAGCAAATAAATTAAACGGAGAGACAAAAATCACAATACCTATGTCTAAATTAAAACCATATAAACGTTATGTTTTTAGTGGGTATTCAAAAGATCCTTCACTTTCTAATTCAATAACTGTGAAGGTAAAAGCAAAAGAACAACAAACAGATTATTTGGTACCAGAAAAAAATTATGAAAAATTTAGTTATGAATTTGAAACAACTGGAAAAGATTCTTCTGATGTAGAAATAACATTAACTGGAGGTGGTTCAGTATTTGTAGATAATTTATCTATTACAGAATTAAATAGTATTCCTGAAATACTTAAAGAACCAGAAGTTGAAGTTCCAACTGATCAAGAAATAATAAATGCACATAAAGAGTATGATGGAGTTATTGATACTAATATGGTCACTGGAAATGTTTTCATTAATGGACTTTATTTCAGACCTACTGATACTAATAAAGAAGCTCTTAATTATATTAATAGATATCATGTATATGCAACTCTTGAAGATTATTCTGGAAATGGAACTTATAAAGATATTGGTACTAGAGATAAAGAAATGCGTAATTATGGAGGTAATGAAAATCAACCTAAAACTAATTATATAAACTTTAGAGCTTATGATACAAATTTAGCAAATGTATTAACACATAAGCCAATGAAAATATATGCTGTAACTCCTGATAATAGAGAAATATTAGTTTATGACTTTAATAAATAA
- a CDS encoding Gx transporter family protein translates to MKTRKMTFLGLMIGYSLALYVLETYIPNPLIIIFPGAKLGLSNIITLISLMLLGVRDTVIIVTIRVILSSIFAGPLSYLLFSIGGAYLSLLFMYLASKIKGLSMIGISILGAIGHNIGQLIVASLIIENILAIGYLPFMLMASLVTGMFVGLVSRYTVPKLKHFYSKFY, encoded by the coding sequence ATGAAAACTAGAAAAATGACATTTTTAGGTCTTATGATAGGATACAGTTTAGCCTTATATGTACTAGAGACATATATACCAAACCCTCTTATAATTATATTTCCAGGAGCAAAATTGGGTTTGAGTAATATTATAACTTTAATTTCATTAATGTTGTTAGGTGTCAGAGATACTGTTATAATTGTTACTATCAGGGTAATTTTGTCATCAATATTTGCAGGTCCTCTATCTTATCTTTTATTTAGCATAGGAGGAGCTTATTTGAGCCTTTTATTTATGTATTTAGCAAGTAAAATAAAGGGATTATCAATGATAGGAATAAGTATTTTAGGGGCAATAGGGCATAATATAGGTCAATTAATAGTTGCAAGTTTAATAATAGAAAATATACTTGCTATAGGATACTTGCCATTTATGTTAATGGCATCATTAGTAACGGGTATGTTTGTAGGATTAGTATCTAGGTATACGGTGCCCAAATTAAAGCATTTTTATAGTAAGTTTTATTGA
- a CDS encoding nitroreductase family protein — translation MLEVIKNRRSIRTYIDKNVEEDKITEILKSAMQAPSSKNAQPWEFIVVDAKKLLKELSKSQHRAKHIEFAPLCIVVLGNREKFLKPGKWMQDLGACTQNLLLEATNQGLAACWAGVFPKNKVVNKVRQVLDLPVKLVPYALISIGYSKEKNEFIDRFDKNKIHKNVYKNR, via the coding sequence ATGTTAGAAGTTATAAAAAATAGACGTTCAATAAGAACATATATAGATAAAAATGTAGAAGAAGATAAAATAACTGAAATATTAAAATCAGCTATGCAAGCACCTTCATCAAAAAACGCTCAACCGTGGGAATTTATTGTAGTAGATGCTAAAAAACTACTAAAAGAACTATCAAAATCACAACATAGAGCAAAGCATATAGAATTTGCACCACTATGTATAGTAGTACTTGGAAATAGAGAGAAATTCTTAAAACCTGGTAAATGGATGCAGGACTTAGGTGCTTGTACACAAAATTTATTATTAGAAGCTACTAATCAAGGTTTAGCTGCTTGCTGGGCAGGAGTTTTTCCTAAAAATAAAGTGGTAAATAAAGTTAGACAAGTTTTAGACTTACCAGTAAAACTGGTACCTTATGCCCTTATCTCTATAGGATACAGTAAAGAAAAGAATGAATTTATAGATAGGTTTGATAAAAATAAAATACATAAAAATGTATATAAAAATAGATAA
- the feoB gene encoding ferrous iron transport protein B, with translation MINVALLGNPNVGKTTVFNLLTGSNQYVGNWPGVTIEKKEGFIGKEIKVVDLPGIYAMDTFSNEEKVSKSYLENEDVDVIVNVVDASNLSRNLYLTTQLMQFNKPIVILLNMLDIAESKGVNIDDKKLSEELGVIVVPIIAKKKDGVEKIESEIKDATKKSFKYRTDFGSETETYKKLESILSRCTKTTYTHKKSISDKIDNIVLNPILAYPIFIGVLFLLFKFTFDWVGGPLQEGFAGLIEAYISTPVSDMLANSSPWFKSLIVDGIIGGVGGTLPFFPLIFTLFFGISLFEDSGYMSRTAFLMDKVMRKVGLSGKAFIPIVMGMGCSSPAIMATRTLESEKDRRVTALIAPLMTCGAKLPIYALFVAIFFPHNAALVTTSLYLVGIIMAIVVALVLNKTAFKTEAEPFILELPEYRIPTIDALIKNTWNKSKGFLIRVVTVMFAMSVVIWGLSSFNVFGFTEDINVSFLATIGHIISPIFKPLGFDDWRTSVAILSGLGAKEIVVNSLNILYGNLTVVLPTIFNGVTAYTFLIFTALYTPCIAALATMKKEYGNKMMFTSFAYQFILAWIMAFIVKSIGGVLFMGNSIMEALIGGIIIVLAFLILFNKFKSTKNGSGCSGCSGCSGCPCTNSCSEDEDNNKKSSTH, from the coding sequence GTGATTAATGTAGCATTATTAGGAAACCCAAATGTTGGTAAGACTACTGTTTTTAACCTGCTTACAGGCTCAAATCAGTATGTTGGTAACTGGCCTGGTGTTACTATTGAGAAAAAAGAAGGATTTATTGGGAAAGAAATAAAGGTTGTAGATTTACCTGGTATATATGCAATGGATACTTTCTCAAATGAAGAAAAGGTTTCTAAGTCATATTTAGAAAATGAAGATGTTGATGTAATAGTGAATGTAGTAGATGCTTCTAACTTATCAAGAAATCTCTACTTAACAACTCAACTTATGCAATTTAATAAACCTATCGTTATACTGCTTAACATGTTAGATATTGCAGAATCTAAGGGTGTTAATATAGATGATAAAAAATTAAGTGAAGAACTTGGAGTAATTGTTGTTCCAATCATCGCAAAAAAGAAAGATGGCGTAGAAAAAATAGAATCAGAAATTAAAGATGCTACTAAAAAATCATTTAAATATCGAACAGACTTTGGAAGCGAAACAGAAACGTATAAGAAGTTAGAATCTATCTTATCAAGATGTACAAAGACTACATATACACACAAAAAATCTATCAGTGATAAAATAGACAATATAGTTTTAAATCCTATATTAGCCTATCCAATATTTATTGGTGTATTGTTTCTTTTATTTAAGTTCACCTTTGATTGGGTTGGAGGCCCACTTCAAGAGGGCTTTGCAGGCCTTATAGAAGCTTATATCTCTACACCCGTTAGTGATATGTTAGCTAACTCTAGCCCATGGTTTAAATCACTTATTGTTGATGGAATAATTGGAGGTGTTGGTGGTACTTTACCATTCTTCCCTTTAATATTTACATTATTCTTTGGTATATCTCTATTTGAAGATAGTGGATATATGTCAAGAACAGCATTTTTGATGGATAAAGTTATGAGAAAGGTTGGTCTATCTGGTAAAGCTTTTATACCCATAGTTATGGGTATGGGATGTTCTTCTCCTGCTATAATGGCAACTAGAACACTAGAAAGTGAAAAAGACAGAAGAGTTACAGCTCTTATTGCACCACTTATGACTTGTGGAGCAAAGCTACCTATATATGCATTATTTGTAGCTATATTTTTCCCACACAATGCTGCTTTAGTAACTACATCATTATACTTGGTCGGTATCATTATGGCAATTGTGGTTGCACTAGTTTTAAATAAAACAGCTTTTAAGACAGAGGCTGAACCATTTATATTAGAGTTACCAGAATATAGAATACCTACTATAGACGCACTTATTAAAAATACTTGGAATAAATCAAAAGGTTTTTTAATAAGAGTAGTTACTGTAATGTTTGCAATGTCAGTTGTTATTTGGGGACTTTCTTCATTTAATGTATTTGGATTTACAGAAGATATAAATGTAAGCTTTTTAGCTACTATAGGTCATATTATATCTCCTATATTTAAACCTCTTGGTTTTGATGACTGGAGAACTTCAGTTGCTATCTTAAGTGGTCTTGGAGCAAAAGAAATCGTGGTAAACTCTTTGAATATACTATATGGTAATTTGACTGTTGTATTACCAACAATATTTAATGGTGTTACTGCATATACATTCTTAATATTTACAGCTCTATATACTCCATGTATAGCTGCTCTTGCAACTATGAAAAAAGAATATGGAAATAAAATGATGTTTACATCATTTGCATATCAGTTTATATTAGCATGGATAATGGCTTTTATAGTTAAAAGTATTGGCGGAGTATTATTTATGGGAAATTCAATAATGGAGGCTTTAATCGGCGGAATAATCATAGTTCTTGCATTTTTAATTTTGTTTAATAAATTTAAATCTACCAAAAATGGAAGTGGCTGTAGTGGATGTTCTGGTTGTTCTGGATGTCCATGTACTAATTCTTGCTCAGAAGATGAAGATAATAACAAAAAAAGTAGTACACATTAA
- the proC gene encoding pyrroline-5-carboxylate reductase, whose translation MKTLGFIGSGNMGSAMIGGIVKSGLVKAEDITVSDLSQVALDKVKEQFGINTTTDSKVAVANSDVVIVALKPNICEKALAPLKELIDASKIIVSIAAGKTIETLESIIGSDKKIVRVMPNTPALVGEGMSALCKNSNVTDEELNMIKALFESFGEAEIVAEYLMDTVTGISGSSPAYVFMFIEAIADAAVLAGMPRQQAYKFASQAVMGSAKMVLETGKHPGELKDMVCSPAGTTIEAVKVLEEEGFRSAVIKSIVACIDKSKDMSK comes from the coding sequence ATGAAAACTTTAGGATTTATTGGTTCAGGAAATATGGGAAGTGCAATGATAGGTGGTATAGTAAAATCAGGATTAGTAAAAGCAGAAGATATAACTGTATCAGACTTAAGTCAAGTTGCTTTAGATAAAGTAAAAGAACAATTTGGAATAAATACTACAACTGATTCAAAGGTGGCTGTTGCAAATTCAGATGTAGTGATAGTAGCACTTAAGCCTAATATATGTGAAAAAGCTTTAGCTCCACTTAAAGAATTAATAGATGCAAGTAAAATAATAGTATCAATAGCAGCAGGAAAAACTATAGAAACTCTTGAAAGCATTATAGGTTCAGATAAAAAGATAGTAAGAGTAATGCCAAATACTCCAGCACTTGTTGGAGAAGGTATGTCAGCTCTTTGTAAAAATTCAAATGTTACTGATGAAGAATTGAATATGATTAAAGCTCTATTTGAATCATTCGGAGAAGCAGAAATAGTAGCAGAATATTTAATGGATACAGTTACAGGTATTAGCGGCTCTTCTCCTGCATATGTATTTATGTTTATAGAAGCTATTGCAGACGCAGCAGTACTAGCTGGTATGCCAAGACAGCAAGCTTATAAATTTGCATCTCAAGCTGTTATGGGCTCAGCTAAGATGGTTCTTGAAACTGGAAAACATCCAGGAGAATTAAAAGATATGGTTTGTTCTCCAGCAGGAACTACTATAGAAGCAGTTAAAGTGTTAGAAGAAGAAGGATTTAGATCAGCAGTTATAAAATCTATTGTCGCTTGCATAGATAAATCTAAAGATATGAGCAAATAA
- a CDS encoding iota toxin protein Ia: MKKIRNYISRVLVLCLILTSVLFSGGTYAENLSGYSTQKVATTNYKAPIERPEDFLKDREKAKEWERTEAERVEKGLEKVEKAALTEYKKDPIEISKYSKERNYFYDYEIKDNPFEKEYKDLKGAISKNKLDKPMYVYYFESADRFAFNGELRKNTESEISLEKFNEFKETVQDRLFKQDGFKDISLYEPSKEDSKPTPLFVHLKLPKGAGMLPYQQSNESVSTLIEQGYSVKVDKTVRVVISGKQYIKVEASLVSTLDFKDEVGKGDAWGKENYSDWSNKLTTDQLADVNDYMRGGYTAINSYLISNGPVNNPDTALDAKVSNIENALKSKPMPSNLTVYRRAGAPEFGLELSSPGYNFNLEANVNAFKEKWEGQTLTYPNFVSTSIGSVNMSAFAARKIVLRINIPKGSPGAYLSAVPGYGGEYEVLLNRGSKFKVNKVETYKDKSTTKVIVDATLVN, encoded by the coding sequence ATGAAAAAAATTAGAAATTATATTTCTAGAGTATTAGTATTATGTCTTATTCTAACAAGTGTATTGTTTAGTGGTGGTACCTATGCTGAAAATTTATCTGGATATTCAACTCAAAAAGTGGCTACCACTAATTATAAAGCACCAATAGAAAGACCTGAAGATTTCCTAAAAGATAGAGAAAAAGCTAAGGAATGGGAAAGAACAGAGGCTGAGAGAGTAGAAAAGGGACTTGAAAAAGTAGAGAAAGCAGCCTTAACAGAATATAAAAAAGACCCAATAGAGATAAGTAAATATTCCAAAGAGAGAAATTATTTTTATGATTACGAAATAAAAGATAATCCTTTTGAAAAAGAATATAAAGACCTTAAAGGTGCAATATCAAAAAATAAACTAGATAAACCTATGTATGTTTATTATTTTGAATCTGCTGATAGATTTGCTTTCAATGGAGAACTTAGAAAGAATACAGAGAGTGAAATAAGTCTGGAGAAATTTAATGAATTTAAAGAAACAGTTCAAGATAGATTATTTAAACAAGATGGATTCAAAGATATATCTTTATACGAACCAAGTAAAGAAGATAGCAAACCCACTCCTTTATTTGTACATTTAAAACTACCAAAAGGCGCTGGAATGTTACCATATCAACAAAGCAATGAGTCTGTAAGTACACTAATAGAACAAGGGTATAGTGTAAAGGTTGATAAAACAGTTCGCGTAGTAATAAGTGGAAAACAGTACATAAAAGTTGAAGCATCTTTAGTAAGTACTCTTGACTTCAAAGATGAAGTAGGAAAAGGAGATGCTTGGGGAAAAGAAAATTATAGTGATTGGAGTAATAAATTAACTACTGATCAACTTGCTGATGTAAACGACTATATGCGTGGAGGATATACTGCAATTAATAGTTACTTAATATCAAATGGACCAGTAAATAACCCTGACACAGCATTAGACGCTAAAGTAAGTAATATTGAAAATGCATTGAAAAGCAAACCTATGCCATCTAATTTAACTGTATATAGACGAGCTGGTGCTCCTGAATTTGGATTAGAACTTTCATCACCTGGATATAATTTTAATTTAGAAGCAAATGTAAATGCTTTTAAAGAAAAATGGGAGGGACAAACATTAACATATCCAAACTTTGTTAGTACTAGTATAGGTAGTGTAAATATGAGTGCATTTGCAGCTAGAAAAATAGTATTACGCATCAATATACCAAAAGGTTCTCCTGGTGCTTATTTATCAGCAGTTCCTGGTTACGGTGGAGAATATGAAGTTCTTTTAAATCGTGGTAGTAAATTTAAGGTTAATAAAGTTGAAACTTATAAAGATAAATCTACTACAAAAGTAATTGTTGATGCAACATTAGTAAATTAA
- a CDS encoding MgtC/SapB family protein, with translation MGDIGTKEIAIRLLLALVIGGIIGLEREKIRQFAGFRTHILIAIGSCITSITSIQLLSDYSLYTNADPARMPAQVLSGIGFLGAGAILKNKGGVKGLTTAAGMWATACIGIAVGYGYYELAILGWLFVMIALFVLRILNTFLFSQEKNVLILKINNLDSIPFLYDKFEKNQLIVRNMEIECRSEEYWKVNFFISYDKRIHLHDVMKEINMIEGVINVDYLD, from the coding sequence ATGGGCGATATAGGAACTAAGGAGATAGCAATAAGATTATTATTAGCATTAGTTATAGGAGGAATAATAGGACTAGAGAGAGAAAAGATAAGGCAATTTGCAGGATTTAGAACACATATATTAATAGCAATAGGTTCTTGTATTACCTCAATAACTTCAATCCAGTTATTGTCTGACTATAGTTTATATACAAATGCTGACCCAGCAAGAATGCCTGCTCAAGTGTTGTCTGGAATTGGTTTTTTAGGTGCAGGAGCAATTCTAAAGAACAAAGGTGGAGTGAAGGGGCTTACTACAGCCGCTGGGATGTGGGCAACTGCATGTATTGGTATAGCGGTTGGTTATGGTTATTATGAGCTAGCAATTTTAGGATGGTTGTTCGTAATGATAGCATTATTTGTGCTTAGGATACTAAATACGTTTCTATTTAGTCAAGAAAAAAATGTATTGATATTAAAAATAAATAATTTAGATTCAATACCTTTTTTATATGATAAATTTGAAAAAAATCAACTTATTGTAAGGAATATGGAAATAGAATGTCGTAGTGAAGAATATTGGAAAGTAAACTTTTTTATATCTTATGATAAGAGAATACACTTACATGATGTTATGAAAGAAATAAATATGATAGAAGGAGTAATAAATGTAGATTATTTGGACTAA
- a CDS encoding ferrous iron transport protein A, whose protein sequence is MTVYDLKIGEKGLINNIDGDIKLSKRLLALGCINSTEIEVKKVAPFGDPIIIRFRGFDLAIRKSDAKNISLQ, encoded by the coding sequence ATGACTGTTTACGATTTGAAAATAGGAGAAAAAGGACTTATTAATAATATAGATGGAGATATTAAATTATCTAAAAGATTACTTGCACTTGGATGTATAAATAGTACTGAAATAGAAGTTAAAAAAGTTGCTCCATTTGGAGACCCAATTATAATTAGATTTAGAGGATTTGACTTAGCTATTAGAAAATCTGATGCTAAAAATATTTCTTTACAATAA